Proteins from a genomic interval of Candidatus Tumulicola sp.:
- a CDS encoding glucose 1-dehydrogenase: MKLLEGKSAVVTGAGTGIGRAIAHAFARAGAKVMLSGRRREPLEAVMQEVRGLGGSAVVHPADVSVQPEAKGLIEAAVAQFGRLDVLVNNAGRPYDTLILRMKWDALDEALAVNLKSMFYTCGAAGKIMIGQKGGSIINVSSVVALTGNAGQSAYVAAKAGVIGLTKSLAQEFGSRNVRVNAIAPGFIETDMTAQLPDAVKATYLGRVPLRRFGTADEVASVALFLAGDASAYISGQTLAVDGGLHM, translated from the coding sequence ATGAAGCTCTTAGAAGGCAAGTCGGCCGTGGTCACCGGCGCGGGCACGGGCATCGGACGGGCCATCGCGCACGCGTTCGCCCGGGCAGGCGCGAAAGTGATGCTTTCCGGGCGCCGGCGCGAGCCCCTCGAGGCGGTCATGCAGGAGGTCCGTGGGCTCGGCGGAAGCGCGGTCGTGCATCCGGCGGACGTTTCGGTCCAGCCTGAGGCGAAGGGCCTTATCGAGGCCGCGGTCGCGCAGTTCGGCCGGCTGGACGTCCTGGTCAACAACGCCGGGCGCCCGTATGACACGCTGATCCTGCGCATGAAATGGGATGCGCTCGATGAAGCCCTCGCCGTTAATCTGAAAAGCATGTTCTACACCTGCGGCGCGGCGGGAAAGATCATGATAGGGCAGAAAGGCGGCTCCATCATCAACGTCTCCTCGGTCGTTGCGCTGACGGGAAACGCCGGACAAAGCGCGTACGTAGCGGCGAAGGCCGGGGTAATCGGGCTGACGAAATCGCTGGCCCAAGAATTCGGGTCGCGCAACGTCCGCGTCAACGCGATCGCGCCCGGCTTCATCGAGACGGATATGACGGCGCAACTGCCCGACGCCGTCAAGGCGACGTACCTCGGGCGGGTGCCGCTCCGCCGGTTCGGGACCGCCGATGAGGTTGCAAGCGTAGCGCTTTTCTTAGCCGGCGACGCGTCGGCGTACATCTCGGGTCAAACGCTCGCCGTGGACGGCGGGCTGCATATGTAG
- the fabD gene encoding ACP S-malonyltransferase, with amino-acid sequence MPATLGVIFPGQASQTVGMGVDVSEKFPAARECFDRAAAVLGYDMLSLCRSGSEDALRETRVSQPAIFTTNVAIYRAVESVGLKPIVSAGHSFAEYCSLSIAGALAFEEAVRLVNERGKAMGAAADAAPGSMAAIIGFDQAKVEALCAQAREQSGARVDIANLNAPVQIVVSGDLAGVSALCEVAKAAGAKRVVMLNVSGAWHSELMKPAERAFAALVASAAIQKPAFEVISNVEVKPYESVEQIRRCLTASLCARVRWHETSVALAAEQPDFIVECGASSVLAPMMRRLPNVNAERCLHVADSEGVERLARLVGTIAGLKSGIPQ; translated from the coding sequence ATGCCCGCAACTCTCGGCGTCATTTTTCCGGGGCAAGCATCGCAGACAGTCGGCATGGGTGTCGACGTCTCAGAGAAGTTTCCCGCAGCGCGCGAGTGCTTCGATCGCGCCGCCGCGGTGTTAGGCTACGACATGCTGTCGCTGTGCCGCTCCGGCTCCGAAGATGCTCTGCGCGAGACGCGGGTCAGCCAGCCGGCCATCTTCACCACCAACGTCGCGATTTATCGCGCGGTTGAATCGGTGGGGCTCAAGCCGATCGTGTCGGCCGGCCACTCCTTCGCCGAATACTGCTCGCTCAGCATCGCCGGCGCGCTCGCGTTCGAGGAAGCCGTGCGGCTTGTCAACGAGCGAGGCAAAGCCATGGGCGCGGCGGCAGATGCGGCGCCGGGCAGCATGGCGGCCATCATCGGGTTCGACCAAGCGAAAGTGGAAGCGCTGTGCGCGCAAGCGCGTGAGCAAAGCGGCGCTCGCGTGGACATCGCCAACTTGAACGCGCCGGTGCAAATCGTGGTCTCCGGTGACCTCGCCGGCGTGAGCGCGCTGTGCGAGGTGGCGAAGGCGGCGGGCGCAAAGCGCGTGGTCATGCTCAACGTTTCGGGCGCCTGGCATAGCGAGCTGATGAAGCCGGCCGAGCGAGCGTTCGCGGCGCTCGTCGCTTCGGCCGCGATCCAAAAGCCGGCGTTCGAGGTCATCAGCAATGTCGAAGTCAAGCCCTACGAGAGCGTCGAGCAGATCCGGCGCTGTCTGACCGCGAGTCTGTGCGCGCGCGTTCGCTGGCACGAGACGTCGGTCGCGTTGGCAGCCGAACAGCCTGATTTCATCGTCGAGTGCGGCGCGAGCAGCGTGCTTGCCCCCATGATGAGGCGCTTGCCGAATGTGAACGCGGAGCGCTGCCTGCACGTGGCGGACTCCGAAGGCGTGGAGCGGCTGGCGCGCCTCGTCGGCACGATAGCCGGACTAAAGTCCGGCATACCACAATGA
- a CDS encoding beta-ketoacyl-ACP synthase III, with the protein MQQYGVTITGVGAYAPSGVLTNEDLEKLVDTTDEWIVQRTGMKRRHIAAPNEATSDLAVPAALGALDAAGKTPAEIDCIIVATATPDYLFPATACIVAARLGVAGKPSFDLMIGCSGFTYSLATGAALIRAGIYKSVLLIGAETLSKIVDYTDRATCVLFGDGAGAVVLERSDEDCFLGSNLGSDGTDPTVLYQPGGGSRNPMNRNGSVDLRPLGFIHMQGQSVFKFAVQQMAASTLAALKQAGLSPADVDFVVPHQANQRIVDATIKMLKLPPEKCICNIAEYGNTSSASIPLALADAIQEGLVKKGNIIVFVAFGAGLSWGAVVWRWQGARVGKVPDSGAKAPALQAPALQTSAAGTA; encoded by the coding sequence ATGCAGCAGTACGGGGTGACGATCACCGGCGTCGGCGCGTATGCGCCCTCCGGCGTGCTCACGAACGAAGATCTTGAGAAGCTCGTCGATACGACCGACGAGTGGATCGTGCAGCGCACCGGCATGAAGCGCCGGCACATCGCGGCTCCCAACGAGGCGACCTCTGATCTCGCAGTACCCGCGGCATTGGGCGCGCTCGACGCCGCCGGCAAAACGCCGGCCGAAATCGATTGCATCATCGTCGCCACCGCCACGCCCGACTACTTGTTCCCGGCCACCGCGTGCATCGTGGCCGCCCGCCTCGGCGTCGCGGGCAAACCGAGTTTCGACTTGATGATAGGCTGCTCGGGTTTCACTTACTCACTGGCGACCGGCGCCGCGCTCATCCGCGCCGGCATCTATAAGAGCGTGCTGCTCATCGGAGCGGAGACGCTCTCGAAGATCGTCGACTACACCGATCGCGCGACCTGCGTGCTGTTCGGCGACGGCGCGGGCGCCGTGGTGCTGGAGCGCTCTGACGAAGATTGCTTTTTGGGCAGCAACCTCGGCTCCGACGGCACCGATCCGACGGTCTTGTATCAGCCGGGCGGCGGCAGTCGCAATCCCATGAACCGTAACGGCTCCGTGGACTTAAGACCGCTGGGCTTCATCCACATGCAGGGCCAGAGCGTTTTCAAATTCGCGGTGCAGCAGATGGCGGCGTCCACCCTGGCGGCGCTCAAGCAAGCGGGCCTCTCGCCCGCCGACGTCGACTTCGTCGTGCCGCATCAGGCCAACCAGCGCATCGTGGATGCCACCATCAAGATGTTGAAGCTCCCACCCGAGAAATGCATCTGCAACATCGCCGAGTACGGCAACACGTCGTCCGCTTCGATCCCGCTCGCGCTGGCCGACGCGATCCAAGAAGGCCTCGTCAAGAAGGGCAACATCATCGTCTTCGTCGCGTTCGGCGCGGGCTTGTCGTGGGGAGCGGTGGTGTGGCGTTGGCAGGGAGCACGAGTCGGGAAGGTTCCGGATTCCGGGGCTAAAGCCCCGGCACTACAAGCCCCGGCACTACAGACCTCGGCTGCGGGCACAGCGTAG
- the rpmF gene encoding 50S ribosomal protein L32, translated as MANPKQRRSKSNTRIRRATWKAHPVALTTCPQCHQPRRPHFACSNCGNYNGRTAIAQKDETATAKQG; from the coding sequence ATGGCAAATCCGAAACAAAGACGCAGCAAGTCGAATACGCGTATTCGCCGCGCCACGTGGAAAGCACACCCGGTCGCTCTGACCACGTGTCCGCAGTGCCATCAGCCCCGCAGGCCGCACTTCGCGTGCTCGAATTGCGGCAACTACAACGGCCGCACCGCGATCGCGCAAAAAGACGAAACGGCGACCGCGAAGCAGGGCTGA
- a CDS encoding DUF177 domain-containing protein, protein MKISVERLFGPHPDTIEVDQALRLQGDLATRYPRGVHIVANISHITRGAYVEGRIEGREEETCVRCLEPFERHTRVTIEEAYSEEIAPAEAQFSEVSPLVERAIDVGELVTQLLEVDEPLAAICSESCRGICPTCGINRNRDQCACSEHVIDERLAGLAKFMEEPGVN, encoded by the coding sequence TTGAAGATCTCCGTTGAACGTCTCTTCGGCCCGCACCCTGACACCATCGAGGTCGACCAGGCCTTGCGTTTGCAGGGCGATCTCGCGACGCGCTACCCCAGGGGGGTGCACATCGTGGCCAACATCAGCCATATCACGCGCGGCGCGTATGTGGAGGGTCGCATCGAGGGCCGCGAGGAGGAGACCTGCGTGCGCTGCCTCGAGCCGTTCGAACGCCACACGCGCGTGACGATCGAGGAAGCATATAGCGAAGAGATCGCGCCGGCAGAGGCGCAGTTCTCGGAGGTCTCGCCGCTCGTGGAACGCGCGATCGACGTCGGCGAACTCGTGACGCAATTGTTGGAAGTGGACGAGCCGTTGGCGGCGATCTGCAGTGAAAGTTGCCGGGGCATCTGTCCGACATGCGGCATCAACCGCAATCGCGATCAGTGCGCGTGCAGCGAGCACGTCATCGACGAACGCCTGGCAGGCTTGGCCAAATTTATGGAAGAACCCGGAGTGAACTAA
- a CDS encoding S16 family serine protease — MSWWRRRLRALIFGGAIVLVVIAALFFIPLPFYIFGPGAAVDLNGLMSVPEHSPPPGNLYLTDVTVMPGRPAFYAAAKTLPGFEIVPRSYVAPPDKSERAINQEWIDAMKESQTVAQVVAERAAGYKVGAHEDITIVSTVKGLPAAGCFRPGDRILKMEGKEPSDSDFVSQTTSKRPVGSTFHLSILRKGTVVPVACKTVMYKGKPRFGMTVIPITRAYSLPVHVEFHVRDINGSSAGLMFALQIYRSLTGTVLANGAKIAGTGVLQANGRVTPVGGVKEKVEAARHQGASVFLVPEHDYKDIKDVTGIRIIPVKSFQDALNKLRALT; from the coding sequence GTGTCCTGGTGGCGGCGCCGTCTTAGGGCGCTGATCTTCGGCGGCGCGATCGTGCTCGTCGTGATCGCCGCGCTGTTCTTCATCCCCTTGCCGTTTTATATCTTCGGGCCCGGTGCGGCGGTAGACCTCAACGGACTGATGAGCGTGCCGGAACACTCCCCACCGCCAGGCAACCTGTATCTCACCGACGTCACCGTCATGCCCGGCCGCCCGGCCTTTTATGCCGCCGCCAAAACGTTGCCCGGTTTTGAGATCGTTCCCCGCAGTTACGTCGCGCCGCCGGACAAGAGCGAGAGAGCGATCAATCAAGAGTGGATCGACGCGATGAAGGAGAGCCAGACCGTCGCGCAAGTGGTCGCCGAACGGGCGGCCGGTTATAAAGTGGGAGCGCACGAAGACATCACGATCGTGTCGACGGTGAAGGGGCTGCCGGCGGCTGGCTGTTTTCGCCCCGGCGATCGCATCTTGAAGATGGAAGGCAAGGAGCCGTCGGACTCTGATTTCGTCAGCCAGACCACGTCGAAGCGGCCGGTCGGCTCGACCTTCCACCTCTCGATCCTGCGTAAGGGCACGGTCGTGCCGGTCGCGTGCAAGACCGTCATGTATAAAGGAAAGCCGCGCTTCGGGATGACCGTCATACCGATCACGCGCGCGTACAGTTTGCCGGTGCACGTGGAGTTCCACGTGCGCGACATCAACGGCTCGTCCGCGGGCCTGATGTTCGCGCTCCAGATCTACCGCTCGCTGACCGGCACGGTGCTTGCGAACGGAGCAAAAATCGCCGGCACCGGGGTCTTGCAGGCCAACGGCAGAGTCACGCCGGTGGGCGGCGTGAAAGAAAAGGTGGAAGCCGCGCGCCACCAGGGCGCCTCCGTTTTCTTGGTGCCCGAGCACGATTACAAAGACATCAAGGATGTCACGGGCATCCGCATCATCCCGGTCAAGAGCTTCCAGGACGCTCTCAACAAGTTGCGCGCGCTTACATAG
- the coaD gene encoding pantetheine-phosphate adenylyltransferase, with product MRRDNGARRGGMLVVYPGSFDPVTNGHLDIIRRAAAQFPRLSVAVVANPGKSPMFTLEERVALLREACRGLRNVEIDSFEGLLVDYIRGRGNALIVKGLRIVSDFEHEFSMALLNRKLESGVDTIFMPASLEYAYVSSSSVKEVFSLGGDISDFVPAAVLRKMKERRTKKYERL from the coding sequence ATGAGAAGGGACAACGGCGCGCGGCGCGGCGGCATGCTCGTGGTCTATCCGGGCAGCTTCGATCCCGTGACGAACGGCCATCTGGACATCATCCGTCGCGCAGCCGCGCAGTTTCCACGGCTCAGCGTCGCCGTCGTGGCCAATCCCGGCAAGTCGCCGATGTTCACGCTCGAGGAACGGGTCGCGCTGCTGCGCGAAGCTTGCCGCGGATTACGCAACGTCGAAATCGATTCGTTCGAGGGGCTGCTCGTCGATTACATCCGCGGCCGAGGCAACGCCCTCATCGTCAAAGGGCTGCGCATCGTGTCCGATTTCGAGCACGAGTTCTCGATGGCGTTGTTGAACCGCAAACTGGAGAGCGGCGTTGACACCATTTTCATGCCCGCAAGCCTCGAATATGCGTACGTCTCGTCGTCATCGGTGAAGGAAGTGTTCTCGCTGGGCGGCGATATCTCGGACTTCGTGCCGGCAGCCGTACTGCGGAAGATGAAAGAAAGACGGACAAAAAAATATGAGCGTCTATAG
- the rsmD gene encoding 16S rRNA (guanine(966)-N(2))-methyltransferase RsmD, with the protein MRLAGGSRARQTIIAPKGNRTRPTSAKVREALFAILSKRVQGARVLDLFAGSGALGLEAMSRGAASVVFVDNDASAVMTIRRNAVRLLQDGDNWRIMPMPAMRALRTLRGTFDVVLIDPPYDRGAADELRLLMQKALLAPDGIAVVEHPSGEKAALPESMRVWKKAKYGDTALTFAVVRGAGEAVREDGDDAAEAHGSARAARMRPQNARGRDER; encoded by the coding sequence ATGCGGTTAGCTGGAGGCTCGCGCGCGCGCCAGACGATCATCGCGCCGAAGGGCAACCGAACTCGGCCCACCTCCGCCAAGGTGCGCGAAGCGCTGTTCGCGATTCTGAGCAAGCGGGTCCAAGGGGCGCGCGTGCTGGATCTCTTCGCCGGCTCGGGCGCGTTGGGTCTGGAGGCGATGTCGCGCGGCGCAGCCTCGGTCGTTTTCGTCGACAACGATGCCTCCGCCGTCATGACGATCCGCCGCAACGCGGTGCGGCTGCTGCAAGACGGCGACAACTGGCGCATCATGCCGATGCCGGCCATGCGCGCGCTGCGCACGTTGCGCGGCACGTTCGACGTCGTGCTGATCGACCCGCCGTACGATCGTGGCGCCGCCGATGAACTGCGACTGCTCATGCAAAAGGCGCTGCTCGCGCCGGATGGCATCGCGGTCGTCGAGCACCCAAGCGGAGAGAAGGCGGCGCTCCCCGAGTCCATGCGCGTCTGGAAGAAGGCCAAGTACGGAGATACCGCATTGACGTTCGCAGTGGTGCGCGGCGCCGGCGAGGCGGTACGCGAAGACGGAGACGACGCGGCGGAGGCGCACGGCTCGGCGCGCGCCGCTCGCATGCGGCCTCAGAACGCGCGGGGGCGCGACGAGCGATGA
- the recG gene encoding ATP-dependent DNA helicase RecG: MSPATSLLSSPVTVLGGIGPSTLDQLERLGVRTVGDLVRHYPYRYDDLRSPQSVGQLQAMRAAGDPLPAEVNLLGAIVSVKHVRLRGRVRAKTTAIIQDGTGTLTAIWFGRPYLGSQLKAGQHVFLRGRLEFTLVGPQVMVSRHRVVPEDERYEGELVPVYPLTASLTNLTLRRLAAKALTRTFADADAREELDILPQSISKKRGFAEARWAIRAIHQPRSPEEAAKARKRLVFEEFFLLAIESALRRAARQHEAAPDFSGAASTAARAEFERAWRAMLPFEPTRAQARIIAEVAADMTKAAPMNRLLQGDVGSGKTAVAAAAILLAKRSGYQAAFMAPTEILAAQQFSRLSALLSHAGVRAAMLVGALRRQTRDDIIEQLQNGELDVVVGTHALIVEDVAFAKLGLVIIDEQHRFGVLQRAALRAKAKGHTPHTLVMTATPIPRTLAQTVYADLDVSILDELPPGRRPVKTYVRSGDGKDKIFAFIRDEVGKGRQAYIVCPAVDESERAMHNAVEQANELRTTAFKGFRVGLLHGRMSGQDKEKTMRMFADGFIQILITTSVVEVGVDVANASVMLVLDAQAFGLAQLHQLRGRVGRGSAASYCILVASPDAEGASRLEVLASTNDGFVIAEEDYKLRGSGDIAGTRQHGTADLSLAHLIRDYAVFVEAKKEAEAVVGRDPTLALPEHAGLANFLAARDREAALLITS; this comes from the coding sequence CTGTCGCCTGCAACCTCGCTGCTCTCATCGCCGGTCACGGTCCTCGGCGGCATCGGCCCATCGACGCTCGACCAGCTCGAGCGCCTCGGCGTGCGGACGGTCGGCGATCTCGTGCGCCATTATCCTTACCGCTACGACGATTTGCGCTCTCCGCAATCGGTGGGACAGCTGCAAGCCATGCGCGCCGCGGGCGACCCGCTGCCCGCCGAAGTCAATCTCCTCGGCGCGATCGTCAGCGTGAAACACGTACGTTTGCGCGGGCGCGTGCGCGCGAAGACGACCGCCATCATTCAAGATGGCACCGGCACGCTCACCGCCATCTGGTTCGGCCGGCCCTATTTAGGCTCGCAGTTGAAAGCGGGCCAGCATGTGTTCTTGCGCGGGCGCCTCGAGTTCACGCTTGTCGGCCCGCAAGTCATGGTCTCGCGTCACCGCGTGGTGCCTGAAGACGAGCGTTATGAAGGCGAGCTGGTGCCGGTGTATCCGCTGACGGCGTCGTTGACGAACCTGACGCTGCGCCGGCTCGCGGCCAAGGCGCTCACGCGAACGTTCGCCGATGCCGACGCGCGAGAAGAGTTGGATATCCTGCCCCAAAGCATCAGCAAAAAGCGCGGCTTCGCCGAAGCGCGCTGGGCGATTCGCGCGATCCACCAGCCGCGCTCCCCGGAAGAGGCCGCCAAAGCCCGCAAGCGGCTTGTCTTTGAAGAGTTCTTCTTGCTTGCGATCGAGTCGGCGCTGCGCCGTGCCGCTCGTCAACATGAGGCGGCTCCGGATTTTTCCGGCGCGGCCTCAACGGCGGCGCGCGCAGAGTTCGAGCGCGCGTGGCGCGCGATGTTGCCGTTTGAGCCCACGCGCGCGCAAGCGCGGATCATCGCAGAGGTCGCCGCCGATATGACGAAAGCGGCGCCGATGAACCGGCTGCTGCAAGGCGACGTCGGCTCGGGCAAGACCGCGGTGGCCGCCGCGGCGATCTTGCTGGCGAAGCGGTCCGGCTATCAGGCCGCGTTCATGGCGCCGACCGAAATCCTCGCGGCGCAGCAGTTCTCTCGCTTGAGTGCGCTGCTCTCGCACGCCGGCGTTCGCGCGGCGATGCTCGTCGGGGCTTTGCGCCGCCAGACGCGTGACGACATCATCGAGCAGCTGCAAAACGGCGAGCTCGACGTCGTCGTCGGAACGCACGCTTTGATCGTCGAGGACGTCGCGTTTGCGAAACTGGGTTTGGTGATCATCGACGAGCAGCACCGCTTCGGCGTGCTGCAGCGAGCGGCGCTGCGCGCAAAGGCCAAAGGCCACACGCCGCACACGCTCGTTATGACGGCGACGCCGATCCCGCGCACGCTCGCTCAGACGGTGTACGCGGATCTCGACGTCTCGATCCTCGACGAACTGCCGCCCGGGCGCAGACCGGTGAAGACCTACGTCCGTTCCGGCGACGGCAAGGACAAAATCTTCGCGTTCATCCGCGACGAGGTCGGCAAGGGCAGGCAGGCATACATCGTATGTCCAGCCGTCGACGAATCCGAGCGCGCTATGCACAACGCCGTCGAGCAAGCGAACGAGCTGCGCACCACGGCCTTCAAAGGCTTCCGCGTCGGGTTGCTGCACGGGCGCATGAGCGGCCAGGACAAAGAGAAGACCATGCGCATGTTCGCAGACGGTTTCATCCAGATCCTCATCACCACCAGCGTGGTCGAGGTCGGCGTGGACGTCGCGAACGCGAGCGTCATGCTCGTGCTGGACGCCCAAGCCTTCGGGCTCGCGCAGCTGCACCAGCTTCGAGGCCGCGTGGGCCGCGGCTCGGCGGCATCGTATTGCATCCTGGTGGCTTCGCCCGACGCGGAAGGCGCCTCGCGGCTAGAGGTCCTCGCGAGCACCAACGATGGTTTTGTGATCGCGGAAGAAGACTACAAGCTGCGCGGCTCGGGCGACATCGCGGGAACCCGGCAGCACGGCACCGCGGACCTCAGCCTGGCCCACCTCATCCGAGATTACGCGGTGTTCGTGGAGGCCAAAAAAGAGGCCGAGGCGGTCGTCGGACGCGATCCGACGCTCGCCTTGCCCGAGCACGCTGGTTTGGCGAACTTCTTGGCGGCGCGCGATCGCGAAGCCGCGCTCCTCATCACGTCGTAG
- a CDS encoding TldD/PmbA family protein, with amino-acid sequence MPNLHAAAAAQVLDTAAASGAEYADVQFWHARAERMFVRNGVVRGVSSNASDGYAVRALYQGSWGFAGSDRYDKQGLDAAAARAVSIAKSSARVSDRIRAITPTDKYVDTYATPVTKDPTTVSLSQRADHLLAAEKNLHVAKNVVAGYAYMTFWVTDKEFYSSAGSAIAQRIVQSGAGCGATAIGKDGEAETRGGPGDFGLFQAGGYEVVQRADLLNNAPRYGNEAVQLCEAPVLPTMTTDLILHGNVLNLQMHESIGHPLELDRSLGWEANFSGVSWATVDKVGSLKYGSDLMTVYCDNTLPLGLATVGYDDEGTKPQRVTLIEHGILRAFLSSRDTAAQTSLPQTASVRAQDWASVPMVRMSNIMLAPGEGSLDSIIADTKAGVLVEGIRSWSIDDHRLNFQFGPQIAWEIKEGKRGRILRKPTYTGITPRFWASMDRVAGPEEFVAWGTPNCGKGEPEQAGRTAHACSHARFAGVSVGVRSNA; translated from the coding sequence ATGCCGAACCTTCATGCCGCCGCGGCTGCGCAAGTGCTCGACACCGCCGCAGCCTCGGGCGCCGAATACGCCGATGTTCAATTCTGGCACGCCCGCGCTGAGCGCATGTTCGTCCGCAACGGCGTCGTGCGCGGCGTCTCGAGCAACGCGTCCGACGGTTACGCGGTACGGGCGCTGTATCAGGGAAGCTGGGGCTTTGCGGGAAGCGACCGCTACGACAAACAGGGCCTGGACGCAGCCGCAGCTCGCGCCGTGTCTATAGCGAAATCGAGCGCGCGCGTGAGCGACCGCATCCGGGCGATCACCCCGACCGACAAATATGTCGACACGTATGCCACCCCCGTGACCAAAGACCCCACGACCGTTTCGTTGAGCCAGCGCGCCGACCACCTGCTCGCCGCTGAAAAGAACTTGCACGTCGCCAAGAATGTGGTGGCGGGTTACGCCTACATGACGTTCTGGGTAACGGACAAAGAGTTCTATTCGAGCGCCGGCAGCGCGATCGCGCAGCGCATCGTGCAATCCGGCGCCGGCTGCGGCGCGACCGCCATCGGCAAAGACGGCGAAGCCGAAACGCGGGGAGGTCCGGGCGACTTCGGTCTTTTCCAAGCCGGCGGCTATGAGGTCGTCCAGCGCGCCGATCTCCTGAACAATGCGCCGCGCTACGGCAACGAAGCGGTGCAGCTGTGCGAGGCGCCCGTGCTGCCAACGATGACGACCGACCTCATCCTGCACGGCAACGTGCTCAATCTGCAGATGCACGAATCCATCGGGCATCCGCTTGAACTCGATCGCTCCCTTGGATGGGAGGCGAATTTCTCCGGCGTTTCCTGGGCCACCGTGGATAAAGTCGGTTCGCTCAAGTACGGCAGCGACTTGATGACCGTCTATTGCGACAACACGCTTCCGCTCGGTCTGGCCACCGTGGGCTACGACGACGAGGGCACAAAGCCCCAACGCGTCACGCTGATCGAACACGGCATCCTGCGCGCATTTCTCTCGTCGCGCGACACCGCGGCGCAGACGTCGCTGCCGCAGACCGCGTCGGTGCGCGCTCAGGACTGGGCCAGTGTTCCGATGGTGCGCATGAGCAACATCATGCTTGCACCCGGCGAAGGAAGCCTCGACTCGATCATCGCGGACACCAAGGCCGGCGTGCTCGTGGAAGGCATCCGCTCCTGGTCGATCGACGACCATCGCCTGAATTTCCAGTTCGGCCCGCAGATCGCGTGGGAGATAAAGGAGGGCAAGCGCGGCCGAATTCTGCGAAAGCCGACCTATACCGGCATCACGCCGCGCTTCTGGGCGTCGATGGATCGCGTCGCCGGCCCGGAGGAGTTTGTGGCGTGGGGGACGCCCAACTGCGGCAAAGGCGAGCCGGAGCAGGCCGGACGGACGGCGCACGCGTGCTCGCACGCGCGCTTCGCCGGCGTCAGCGTGGGGGTGCGCAGCAATGCATAG
- a CDS encoding TldD/PmbA family protein has translation MHSQGDALGIAEKVLKLAGGADQAQVIVAAADNDYARFARNYVTQNIGSDETRVELTYVKSKRLGSASTGDISDASLRALVATAADIALRLPANREFVSLATKKPISAPVRGVYDSTAAATPDDRVTKLLPVFERMKRSQLNASGFTTTQRGVNAVANSLGVRASYDATYAGIEIKAMAPSTSGFAEYFTRDYATLDSAERAERAASKATVSANPEDFPPGTYTVILEPPAFVDCLNELLGAMNIGQMLEEQDSWMVGRIGKPLFSPNLTIVDDWSHPLVANAPFASDGAPTQKLTLIEAGVPKAYVTSTYLANKFKMPNTGHDGYPTNAVVRPGTKSREELIASVERGVLISRTWYTRLVDAKECVITGLTRDGVFLIENGKLTKTLKNFRFYTSMVKGLADVELGDKLYLAESADTPGTLAVPDAKIAKFALSAQASFA, from the coding sequence ATGCATAGTCAAGGCGACGCGCTCGGCATCGCCGAGAAAGTCCTCAAGCTCGCCGGCGGCGCGGACCAGGCGCAAGTCATCGTGGCGGCCGCCGACAACGACTACGCGCGCTTCGCGCGCAACTACGTCACGCAGAATATCGGCAGCGACGAGACGCGCGTCGAACTCACCTACGTCAAGAGCAAGCGGCTCGGTTCCGCGTCGACGGGCGACATCTCCGACGCGAGTCTGCGTGCCCTGGTAGCGACCGCCGCGGACATCGCCTTGCGATTGCCCGCCAATCGCGAGTTCGTGTCGCTCGCTACGAAGAAGCCTATCAGCGCACCGGTCAGGGGCGTGTACGACTCGACCGCGGCGGCGACCCCGGATGACCGCGTCACCAAACTTCTGCCGGTGTTCGAGCGCATGAAGCGCTCGCAGCTCAACGCCTCCGGTTTCACGACCACGCAGCGCGGCGTCAACGCGGTCGCCAACTCGCTCGGAGTGCGCGCTTCCTACGATGCGACCTACGCGGGCATCGAGATCAAGGCGATGGCGCCGAGCACCAGCGGCTTCGCGGAGTATTTCACCCGAGACTACGCCACGCTCGATTCGGCCGAACGGGCCGAGCGCGCGGCCTCGAAGGCTACGGTGTCGGCCAATCCGGAGGACTTCCCGCCCGGCACCTACACGGTGATCCTGGAACCACCCGCGTTCGTCGATTGCCTCAACGAACTGCTGGGCGCGATGAACATCGGTCAAATGCTCGAGGAGCAAGATTCGTGGATGGTCGGGCGCATCGGCAAGCCGCTTTTCTCGCCCAACCTCACGATCGTCGATGATTGGAGCCATCCGCTGGTGGCGAACGCGCCCTTCGCCAGCGACGGCGCGCCGACGCAAAAGTTGACCCTCATCGAAGCCGGCGTGCCCAAGGCGTACGTCACCTCGACCTATCTGGCGAACAAATTCAAAATGCCGAACACGGGCCATGACGGTTACCCCACCAATGCGGTCGTGCGCCCCGGCACCAAGTCTCGCGAAGAGCTGATCGCCTCCGTCGAGCGCGGCGTGCTCATCTCGCGCACGTGGTACACGCGCTTGGTGGACGCCAAAGAATGCGTCATCACCGGGCTCACGCGCGACGGCGTGTTTCTGATCGAAAACGGCAAGCTCACCAAGACGCTCAAGAACTTCCGCTTCTACACGTCCATGGTGAAGGGGCTGGCCGACGTCGAACTGGGCGACAAACTGTATCTTGCAGAATCGGCGGACACGCCGGGCACGCTCGCCGTTCCAGACGCCAAGATCGCGAAATTCGCGCTCTCGGCGCAAGCGAGTTTCGCATGA